A genomic window from Pyxicephalus adspersus chromosome 2, UCB_Pads_2.0, whole genome shotgun sequence includes:
- the LOC140322009 gene encoding olfactory receptor 11L1-like, whose protein sequence is MQCKNFSRVDEIFLLGFQNLQNLKIFFFLTLLIIYCITLFGNLQIILLVSSNKNLQRPMYFFLSQLAFSDILLSNSIVPNMLRVVLYGGTTITFESCLTQFYFFTASEALECLLLTVMSYDRYQAICNPLHYTSVISHLFCVKAIVLFWLFIFIIILMISLSISQLEFSGPNIIDHFFCDFAPLLDLSCSNTFVVEMESMLLAIPLVICPFVVITISYIYIVYTILKIPSVSGRQKTFSTCSSHLAVVSLYYGSLISIYLFPNQENIKKVFALFYTVITPLLNPVIYSLRNKDIKQAFVKIFVFLKLNSGFNS, encoded by the coding sequence atgcaatgtaaaaattttaGCCGCGTGGACGAAATATTTCTTTTGGGTTTTCAGAATCTTCAAAATCtgaaaatctttttctttctcacattgttgattatttattgtataacacTTTTTGGAAACCTTCAGATCATCTTATTGGTGTCATCCAACAAGAACCTCCAAAGGCCAATGTACTTCTTCCTCAGTCAGTTAGCCTTTTCAGACATTTTATTAAGCAACTCAATAGTACCCAATATGCTCCGAGTTGTACTATATGGGGGAACCACCATAACATTTGAGAGTTGTCTTACCCAATTTTATTTCTTCACTGCCTCCGAAGCCTTGGAGTGTCTTCTTCTCACTGTAATGTCCTACGATCGATATCAGGCCATCTGTAACCCATTACATTATACATCTGTTATAAGCCATCTATTTTGTGTAaaagcaattgttttattttggttgtttatttttattattatattgatgaTTTCGCTATCGATAAGTCAGTTAGAATTCTCTGGACCAAATATCATTGACCACTTCTTCTGTGACTTTGCTCCTCTTCTTGATCTGTCCTGTTCGAACACTTTTGTCGTTGAAATGGAAAGCATGCTACTGGCCATTCCTCTTGTGATTTGTCCATTTGTTGTCATCACAATCTCctacatttatattgtttataccATTCTAAAAATACCATCTGTTAGCGGGAGGCAGAAAACGTTTTCCACCTGTAGCTCCCATTTGGCTGTTGTGTCCTTATATTATGGGTCATTaatcagcatttatttatttccaaaccaagaaaatataaagaaggtTTTTGCCCTGTTCTACACCGTAATAACACCCCTACTTAATCCTGTAATATACAGCCTAAGgaataaagatataaaacagGCTTTTGTTAAAATCTTTGTGTTTCTTAAGCTAAACTCAGGGTTTAATTCTTGA